The genomic region TTTGCGCCCGTACTCCTTTCGCGTAACCACCTCTGGCGCCATCCAATAGGGGGTTCCCACCATGGTCGTACGCTTGTTTTGCGCCTCGTTGATGGTGGCGCAGAAGCCAAAGTCGGCTGTTGATTTTGGTTAGCCCAAGAACCCAAGAGTACCCAGGTAATTGTGAGGTTACATACTGAGTTTGATATTACCCTCCATGCTCAACAAAATGTTGTCGCTCTTGATGTCCCGATGAATCACACCCTTGGAATGCAAATGCTGCAATCCCCTGAGTGTCTCCCTGCACACGCTCGCAATCTGCCCCTCGGTCATAATGTTGAACGTCACCACGTCCGTCAAGCTGCCGCCTTCCATaaactccatcaccacccacaacTCACCCGCACAGAGATAACTGTCGATAAAGTTGACGATATTTGGATGCGAGGATTCCTTCATGACCAGGATTTCGTTGATGATCAAGTCCTTCTTGGGTTGTTGCTCCAGGTTCATCTGCTTGATCGCCACCAGCCTGTTAGACCCTCGCTCATGTCCAGTAAACACTCCGCCGGAGGCACCCTGGCCGATCTTGGTAAACCCGCGGTAAACTTCCCGCGGGTCGCCCTCGGAGCATATCCTCTTGAGGGCAGCGACCACGTCAACTCCGTTAGACTGTCGTGGTCGGTGCCGTGGGCGGGTTGAGTTGGCTTGTGCGACTTGCTGTTGGGATTGTGGTACACGACCCGCTTGCTCGGCTTGTcggagatgggggtgttgggaggatggcggagtgggctgttggtgttgttgtcgctTGCTGGTCGCCCGACCCAACTGGCCCGTCATGGCCGCTTGGGCTTGTGCCATGGcttgctcttgttgttgctgcatcagctgctgctggtagaTGGCTGCttggctgggggtggtgacagCCGTTGTAGCTTGTGATGACGACGGCAGGTAAGGGGAGGTGCCGTTCGCTCGCGAGTTTGATCTGGACCGGAGCTCCTCTGGCAACATTGGGATGTTGTCCTTTGGTGGGAGATATGGTGTggcaccatcttctcctggATGTGGCATGCCAATTCCGGAGTCCTTTGCTGGATAtccaggctgctgctgcgtcCTCGAGGGGAGActggttggtggttttggcgcCGGTCGGCTAGGCATAAGGTTGGCATCTTTGActggaggagcaggcccCTTGGGGACCGGAGGGGGTGCGCGAGGGTTCTCGAAACTGCCTTCGTGGGTGACAGTTGGGAATCTCGGACTTGCAGGAGGGCTTATCAAAGGCGACATCGATGTGTACCCAGAAGTGAGCACACTTGGAGAGGGAAGGGTCGAAGCCGCCGAAGAGGGTGTGCTCCCAGATAGTCCCCGGTAATCGTTTGCTCGCGCATCGTGAAACTTCTCTAGTTGTACGTCTTCCTGGGGCTTTTCAGTAGTCTCCTTGTAAAATGTCAAAACATCGACAAGTATCTGGGGGTGTTCTCGTGTGTCCTTCTCCGTGATGCCGCTCTCGTTGATTAATCGCTGCCACTCTTTTGGCAAGCCCTGTCAGTAAATAAGGGTTAGCCCAGTCGTTTGAAAGCTACGGAGAAAGCTAAAAAGGAGGCTACGAACAGTAAATTGACCCGTCGTGCTGTCATAACCAACATGGGTGACATGCACTGGGTTTTCTGGCGCCGAGATCAATGGCTTCTTTGGCGAGCCGACCAGACTGTTCATGAAGCCTGAGAAGCCCGACTTTTTCCTCAAGACACTGGGCATCTTGGTCTCCTTCGTCTCGTCTGAATACCTCTTCGGCCCGGTCGAGCTCTCCGTCTTTGACGAGCCGCTGGCCTTCTCATTAAGAGACGATGCCTCTGTGGCGGAGAAGCTCGCCGattggcggagggggggaggtgagttGCCCATGACTCGGGCGTCCGAATTGGCTTGCGACAAGGCGTGAGGAGTTGATCGCGGCGGGGATGTGTTACGCTTGGCGGTGTTATtgtggaagtggtggtggtgcgagGTGGTTGTGCTTGTTGCGACGGGTGTGGTGTGATGCGTGGGTGACTTCGTCGCTTCAATGCGATTGAGAATG from Podospora bellae-mahoneyi strain CBS 112042 chromosome 4, whole genome shotgun sequence harbors:
- the STE20 gene encoding signal transducing kinase of the PAK (COG:T; EggNog:ENOG503NTWY) — protein: MDSPKTSSFNGNGSSHRRRLTKKPPPNHHHPSSVYSSVSVSVDGRGVDAQSLGSKRSSTSLKRAPSAPLARSSPAAPKHLQHPNASDKQKQAYNKTTSPRIPAAPPAPSSALSPANRSHTAPILPARDSTAPAPKPPKLSLSRSSSTAPRAQHRPLSTKTSDELIGAPFDGTAILNRIEATKSPTHHTTPVATSTTTSHHHHFHNNTAKRNTSPPRSTPHALSQANSDARVMGNSPPPLRQSASFSATEASSLNEKASGSSKTESSTGPKRYSDETKETKMPSVLRKKSGFSGFMNSLVGSPKKPLISAPENPVHVTHVGYDSTTGQFTGLPKEWQRLINESGITEKDTREHPQILVDVLTFYKETTEKPQEDVQLEKFHDARANDYRGLSGSTPSSAASTLPSPSVLTSGYTSMSPLISPPASPRFPTVTHEGSFENPRAPPPVPKGPAPPVKDANLMPSRPAPKPPTSLPSRTQQQPGYPAKDSGIGMPHPGEDGATPYLPPKDNIPMLPEELRSRSNSRANGTSPYLPSSSQATTAVTTPSQAAIYQQQLMQQQQEQAMAQAQAAMTGQLGRATSKRQQHQQPTPPSSQHPHLRQAEQAGRVPQSQQQVAQANSTRPRHRPRQSNGVDVVAALKRICSEGDPREVYRGFTKIGQGASGGVFTGHERGSNRLVAIKQMNLEQQPKKDLIINEILVMKESSHPNIVNFIDSYLCAGELWVVMEFMEGGSLTDVVTFNIMTEGQIASVCRETLRGLQHLHSKGVIHRDIKSDNILLSMEGNIKLTDFGFCATINEAQNKRTTMVGTPYWMAPEVVTRKEYGRKVDIWSLGIMAIEMIEGEPPYLTESPLRALWLIATNGTPTIKNEQDLSPVFRDFLYFALKVDPEKRASAHDLLRHDFMKTCVELSSLAPLVRAAREARAQEKARKGQ